One part of the Arachidicoccus terrestris genome encodes these proteins:
- a CDS encoding GNAT family N-acetyltransferase, which yields MTRINIQAATNKDIPSIQHIVAISWPATYGKILSAAQLTYMIDLFYSDKALTEQMDNGHKFFILWEDQTAMGFIDIEKYSDIACKLHKIYLLPACQGRGYGKELMDFATGQGRKMGGRLLKLNVNRHNKALGFYKRMGFTIDETVDNPIGQGYYMNDYVMIKSLED from the coding sequence ATGACAAGAATAAACATACAGGCTGCAACAAACAAAGACATTCCCAGTATCCAGCATATTGTGGCGATTTCCTGGCCCGCTACTTATGGCAAGATATTGTCCGCCGCGCAACTGACCTATATGATCGACCTGTTTTATAGTGACAAGGCTTTGACCGAGCAAATGGACAATGGGCACAAATTTTTCATTCTGTGGGAAGATCAGACGGCCATGGGGTTTATAGATATTGAAAAATACAGTGACATCGCCTGCAAGCTCCATAAAATATATTTACTGCCCGCATGCCAAGGCAGGGGCTACGGCAAGGAACTGATGGATTTTGCGACCGGTCAAGGACGAAAAATGGGTGGCAGGCTTTTAAAACTCAATGTCAACCGTCATAATAAAGCCCTGGGCTTTTATAAGCGCATGGGCTTTACAATTGACGAAACAGTAGATAACCCCATCGGGCAAGGTTACTATATGAATGATTATGTAATGATCAAATCCCTGGAGGATTAG